GCTGGCGTGCGCGCACCGCCTCTTCCGCGCCGTCACCATCATCCAGCAGGTGACCACCACCCATTACCTGCGTCTGGGCGCCGAGCGGGTGAACGAGCGCGAGGAGCGGCTGCGCGGCTTCAACCGCATGGTGTCGCACGAGCTCAAGAACCGCATCGGCGCCGTGCTGGGGGCGGGGCAGCTGCTGGCCGACCCCGACATCTCGGCCGACCCGGCGCGGCGGGAGCGCTTCGCGCGCATCGTGGTGGAGAATGCGCACGCCATGCAGGGGGCGCTGGAGAACCTGATCGAGCTGTCGCGGATGGATCCCGGGATGCGCCGCCAGCGCAACGTGGTGCTCCCCAGCGTGGTGGCGGAGGTGGCGCGGCAGCTCCGCGAGATGGCGCAGTCGGCGGGCGTGGAGGTGCGCATCGACGCCGAGATGCCGCAGGTGGAGGTCAACGCGGCGGCGCTGGAGCTGGCGCTCACCAACTACCTGTCCAACGCCATCAAGTACTCGGACCCCGCGGCCGACCCGCGCTGGGTGCGGATCGGCGGGCATCTGGCGCCCGGCGGGGAGCTGGTGGTAGAGGTGGAGGACAACGGGCTGGGGGTGCCGCCGGAGAAGCGCGCCGATCTCTTCACCCGCTTCTTTCGCGCGCACGGCGAAACGGTGACGGGCATCGAGGGTACTGGACTGGGGCTGAGCATCGTGCGCGAGACGGTCGAAGCGCTCGGCGGGCGCGCCTGGGCGGAGTTCGACCGGCCCGCGGGGTCGCGCTTCCTGCTCTCGCTCCCATCGCGCCGCGCCGAGGACCGCCACGCGGCACTTCCGCAGGCGGACGGGGATGGGTAGCTTTACGGAGCATCCCTTCAAGAATCGCAACTGCATGGCTCACACGGAGACACAGAGCCACAGAGAGGGACTTCTTGCCTTTCCTCCGTGTCTCCGTGTCTCCGTGTGAGATTGCAGTTCCACGGCCACGATCCTTACTTCGCGGCGACCGCCCCGGCCGCCGCATCTCTTTCAGTATCTCCTGACTATGTCCGAAGCAAACGTCCTGGACGCGGGGCGCCGCACGACGCGTGTGGATGCGCTCAAGCGGGCCATCGACGACCACATCAAGTATACCCTGGCCCGCGACCGCGGCACGGCCACCGAGCGCGACGTCTACATGAGCGCCGCGTGGACGCTGCGCGACCGCATGGCGGGGCACTGGGCGGACACGCAGGCGCGCTACCACAGCGAGAACGCCAAGCGCGTCTACTACCTGTCGCTCGAGTTCCTCATGGGGCGCACCTTTGGCAACGCCCTCCTGAACCTGGGGATGGAGGACGCCGCCGCCGAGGCGCTGGCGGAGGTGGGGTACCGCGTGGAGGAGCTGGAGGAGGTGGAGCCCGACGCCGGCCTGGGGAACGGCGGCCTGGGGCGCCTCGCCGCCTGCTACCTGGATTCCATGGCCACGCTGAAGCTCCCCGGCTACGGCTACGGGATCCGCTACCAGCACGGGATCTTCAAGCAGGCCATCACCGCCGGCCGGCAGGTGGAGAAGGCGGACAACTGGCTGCGCGACGACAACCCCTGGGAGATCGCCCGCCCGGACCGCACCTACCCGGTGAAGTTCTACGGGCGCGTGCTGGGTGAAAAGGATGCCGAGGGCCGCGTCCACTTCAGCTGGGTGGAGACGCAGGACGTGCTGGCGATGGCGTACGACACCCCCATCCCCGGCTACCGCAACGGCACGGTGAACACGCTGCGCCTCTGGTCCGCCAAGGCGACCGAGGAGTTCGACCTGGAGGACTTCATCCGCGGCAACTACATCGCCGCGGTGGAGGCGAAGACGCAGACGGAGACGATCTCCAAGGTCCTCTATCCGCCGGACGATACGGGGCAGGGGAAGGAGCTGCGGCTGAAGCAGCAGTACTTCTTCGTCTCGGCCACGCTCCAGGACATCCTGGCGCGCTACCTCACCGAGCGCCGCACCTTCACGGACTTCGTGGACAAGGTGCAGGTGCAGCTCAACGACACCCACCCCGCCGTCGCCATCCCGGAGCTGATGCGGCTCCTGATGGACGAGCACGAGATGGAGTGGGACAAGTCGTTCGACATCGCGCGCCAGACCTTCGCGTACACCAACCACACGGTGCTCCCCGAAGCGCTGGAGACGTGGAGCGAGGAGCTCTTCGGCCGGCTCCTTCCGCGCCACCTGGAGATCGTTCGCGAGATCGACCGCCGCTTCCGCAACCGCGTCCGCGAGGCATTCGCGGCGGACCCGGGGCGAGAGGAGCGCATGGCGATCCTTTCCGGCGGGCTGGTGAAGATGGCGCACCTGGCCATCGTGGGGAGCCACACGGTGAACGGCGTGGCCCAGCTTCACACGCAGATCCTGCAGGAGCGCATCTTCCGCGACTTCGCCGAGCTGTGGCCCGACCGCTTCACCTCGGTGACCAACGGTGTGACGCAGCGGCGCTGGCTGCTCAAGGCCAACCCCGGCGAGTCGCGGCTGATCACGGGCGCCATCGGCGACGGGTGGATCACCGACCTGCCGCAGCTCTCCGCGCTGGAGCCGTTCGCGGAGGATGCCGAGTTCCGCAACCAGTGGCGCACGGCCAAGGCGCGCAACCGGCAGCGGCTGGCGGAGCTGGTGAAGAAGGAGGCGGGGGTGCAGATCGACCCGCACGCGCTGATGGACGTGCACGTCAAGCGCATGCACGAGTACAAGCGCCAGCTGCTGAACGCGCTGCGCGTGGCCGACGAGTACCTGCAGCTGCGCGACACGGACAAGCCGGACGCGGTGCCGCGCGCGGTGCTCTTTGGCGGCAAGGCGGCGCCCACCTACTGGACGGCGAAGCTGATCATCCAGCTCATCAGCGCGCTGGCCGGCCGGGTGAACGGCGACGCGCGGGTGAGCAAGGTGCTCCAGGTGGCGTTCATCCCGGATTACCGGGTGTCGCTGGCGGAGTGCATCTTCCCGGGCAGCGACCTTTCCGAGCAGATCTCCACCGCGGGCTTCGAGGCGTCGGGTACGGGGAACATGAAGTTCGCCCTGAACGGCGCGCTCACCATCGGCACGCTGGACGGCGCGGTCGTGGAGATCGCGGAGGCGGTGGGGCGCGACAACATCTTCATCTTCGGCCTGACCGCCGAGGAGGTGGGGCGGCGCAAGGCGGAGGGCTACAACCCGCGCGCCGAGGTGGAGGCGAGCCCCCGGCTGCGGCGCGTCCTGGAGTTCATCGCCAGCGGCGAGCTCTCGCCCGACGAGCCGGGACGCTTCCGCCCCCTGGTGGACAGCCTCCTGCACCACGACGAGTACATGCTGCTCGCCGACTTCGACGCCTACCTGGCCGCGCAGGACGAGGTCGACGCCGCCTTCCGCGACCCCGAGCGGTGGACGCGCATGGCGATCCTGAACGTGGCCCGCTGCGGCTACTTCAGCAGCGACCGCTCGGTGCGCGAGTACGCCAAGCGCATCTGGAAGCTGTAACGAACCGCATCCCACACAGAGACACAGAGCCACAGAGAGATCTTCGCTGTCTTTCCTCTGTGGCTCTGTGTCTCTGTGTGAGCCAGTGTGAGCCATGCAGTCGCCGTTCTCTCCCGCGCCTCCGCGCCTCCGCGCCTCCTCGTGAGACCCTTTTTCAAAGGATTCTGGAGATGTGGCGGCGCAGAGGGAGCGCTCAAGGGTTTCCGCGTTCCGTAGCTATTGGACGCACGGTGGCCGCTTCTGTGTCGGCTACTGGAAGCGCGCCCAAAGGCGGATATTGTCATTCTTGCGGCGGGGACGTTACATAGTTTACATTAGCGTCCCATTACCAGTCACCGATCTTGCAGCCCGTCCCCATCTCGCCGCAGGACAAGGAGTTAGTCAGTAACTCCCGCTTCCTCATCCAGAGCCGGGGTTCCGCCCGTCACCTCACCGCCCGCAGGAGGAGATGAGATTCCGCTCGTCCGCTGAGTCCGTGCCGTCTCCCGTTGTCCCATCTCATCAGGCAGTGCATCCCATCAGGAGGAAAAGGATGATCTACAAAGCTCGTGCGATGACGATCCTGCTCTTCGCCGCGCTCGCGGCGGGGCTCGGTGTGTCGCCCGATCCACTCGCCGCACAGGCGACCGGCAGCGTCCGGGGCAGAGTCGTGGAGAGCGGCTCCAACCGTCCCATTAGCGGGGCGCAGGTGTCCATCCCCAACACCGCGATCCGCACCGTCACCTCCGCGGGGGGCGAGTACACGCTGGGCAGCGTGCCCGCGGGCACGCAGCGCGTGCGCGCGTCGCTCATCGGCCACACCACCAGCGAGCAGACCGCGCAGGTTACGGCGGGGCAGGCCACGCAGGTCAACTTCACCCTCTCCTCCGCGGCGGTGGCGCTCGACGCGCTGGTGGTGACGGCGCTGGGGCAGACCACGGCGCAGCGCTCCGTGGCCACGGCGCAGCAGAGCGTGCGCGGTGAAGAGATCGCGCAGACGCAGCGCGAGAACTTCGTGAACGCGCTGCAGGGGCGCGTGGCGGGCGTGGAGGTGACCACCTCCTCCGGCACGCCGGGCGCATCGTCGTCCATCACCATCCGGGGCGTGAGCTCCATCAGCGGGAGCAACCAGCCGCTGATGATCGTGGACGGCCTGCCGATGGACAACAAGACGCTGAACACGGCGTCGATGGCCTCCGACGCCCCGGGCTCGTCGACGGCGCTGACCAACCGCGGGGTGGACTTCACCAACCGCGCCGCCGACATCAACCCCGAGGACATCGAGACGCTGACGGTGCTCAAGGGGCCCGAGGCGTCGGCGCTGTACGGCATCGACGCGGCCAACGGCGCCATCGTGATCACCACCAAGCGCGGGAAGGCCGGGCGCGGCGGGATCGAGTACAACAACAGCTTCCGCTTCGAGAGCACCCGCACCCGCCCCGAGCTGCAGCGCGAGTTCGGCATCAGCGGGGTGGGGGGCAGCACCTTCCAGTTCTTCGGCCTGCCGTACGCGGACTCGACGACCTTCTACGACAACGTGGAGGGCTTCTTCCAGACCGGCAGGACGCAGAAGCACAACCTGGCGTTCAGCGGCGCCGCCGCGGACAACCGGGTGAACTACCGCATCTCGTCGGGCCTTACGCAGCAGGAAGGCGTGGTGCCGGGCACGCGCTACGACCGCATCAACGTGACGGGCGCGTCGCAGGCGCAGGTCAACCGCTGGCTGAACGTCGACCTGTCGATGCAGTACGCCAATGCCGCCAACGACCAGGACTTCAAGGGCGCCAACGGGCCGCTGATCGGCCTGCTGGTGTGGCCGCAGACGGACCGGGCCAGCGACTACCTGACCCCTGCCGGCACGCGCCGCCGCGTGACCAGCCTTTCTGGCGGCGCCGAGGTCGACAACCCGTATTTCAGCACCGACAAGAACGACGTGCAGTCGCGCACCAACCGGCTGCTCGCCAACTTCGGCTTCGTGCTCTCGCCCTTCTCGTTCGGCAACCTCCGCACGAACCTGGGGGTCGACAGCTACACGAACCAGAACCAGATCGTCCGCCACCCGGAGAGCACGTTCGGGATCTCGAACAACGGCATCATCGGCGTGGACACCGACATCACGCGCAACCTGAGCGCGCAGTCGGTGCTTAACTTCAACCGCCGCACGCTCAACCGCCGCTTTTCCGTCACCGGGCTGGTGGGCGGCTCCGCGCGCGACGACAAGTCCAACGTGGAAGGGCTGCAGGGAACGCAGTTCATCGAGCCGGACTTCGTCTCGGTGAACAACGCCCAGCTGCGCAGCAACCGCAGCGTGATCGCGCAGCGCCGCCTGCTGAGCGCGTTCGGCAGCGCCACGGTGGACTACGACCGCTACCTGTTCGTTACGGTCACCGGGCGTAACGACTGGACGTCGACGATCCCGCAGGGGGCCAACTCGTTCTTCTACCCGTCCATCTCCACCGCCTTCGTATTCTCGGACGCGATCCCGGGGCTGGGCGACGTGATGTCCGGCAAGCTGCGCGCGGCGTACGCGCAGGTGGGCAAGGACGCCCGCCCGTACGCGTACCGCTCGGCGCTCGAGTTCAAGACCTCGTCGTACGGCGGCTACGGCTACGGCTTCACCGGGCCGAACCCGGGGCTGCGCCCGGAGTTCGCCAGCTCGTACGAGATCGGAACGGAGCTGGGCTTCTTCGAGGATCGGCTGGGGCTGGACGTGACGATGTACCGCAAGGACACGCGCGACCAGATCATCAACGACGTGCGCGGAAGCTACGCTACGGGTTTCGTGCTGCTGAACATCAACGGAGGCGTCACCCGCAACACCGGCCTCGAGGTGTCGCTGCGCGGCACGCCGGTGCAGAGCGACCGCTTCCAGTGGAACTTCCTGGTCAACTTCGACCGCTCCAAGGGCCGGGTGATCTCGCTGCCGCGCGACCTGCCGGAGTCGTACGTGTCCGACACGTGGCTGTACGGCAACGTGCGCAACGGCACGGCCAAGGGGCTCTCGACCCGCTCGCTGACCGGCCAGTTCTACCTGCGCAACAACAACGGCGACATCCTGATCGACCCCACCAGCGGGCTTCCGCTGCGCTCCACCGCGTTCATCGACGCGGGGTACGACCGCCAGCCGGACTGGACGGCGGGGATCACCAACACGCTGCGCTACGGGCGCGCCTCGCTCAGCTTCCTGCTGGACGTGCGCCGCGGCGGCGACGTGCTGAACGCCACGCAGCACTTCCTTACGGCACGCGGCCTCGCCACGGGGACGCTGGACCGCTTCGAGCCCCGCGTGATCGACGGCGTGCTGCGCGACGGCAAGGAGAACTCGCCCAACCCGACGCCGAACAACATCGTGGTGGTGCCGGGCGTCAACACCGGGTACTACACGCTGATGAGCGAGGAGCAGTTCATCGAGAAGGACATCAACTGGGTGCGCCTGCGCGACGTCACGCTGCGCATGGGGCTTCCGCGGCGCTTCGGGCAGAACTCCAGCGTGTTCGTGACGGGCACCGACCTGTTCCTGCTGACCAACTACTCGGGGCTCGACCCGGTGGTGAACGGCAACACCGCGGCGGTGGGCGGTTCCGGCGCGGCCGGCATCGACTACGGCAACTTCCCTATGCCTCGCGGCATCAACTTCGGCATCAGCACGAGATTCTGAGATGAGAAATGCGCGTATCGCACTCGTGGCCGGCTCGCTGGGCCTGCTCGCGGGGTGTGAAAACTTCCTGGACGTCAACAACAACCCGAACGCGCCCGAAACGGTATCGGCGAACACGTACATCCCGCCGATGCAGCACCAGATCGCCACCGGGCTGCAGCTCGACGGCCGCCTCATCGGGCGGTACACCCAGCAGTGGTTCACGACCGGCAACACGTCGCTCAACCAGTACGACCGCATGGGGTACCTCGCCGGCAGCGACGAGGGCGGCGAGGTGTGGCGCAACGTGTACTGGATGCTGGGG
This genomic window from Longimicrobium sp. contains:
- a CDS encoding sensor histidine kinase, with translation MEININCRLAAALAGRMREAREDLTRRWLERIVARVAIDPNRVFPTDELLNHVPLLMDRIADYMEDPADEISADAPVTAKAIELGELRYSQGFDAHQILKEYEILGGVLFAFLVRTVDDIDEECTRSELLACAHRLFRAVTIIQQVTTTHYLRLGAERVNEREERLRGFNRMVSHELKNRIGAVLGAGQLLADPDISADPARRERFARIVVENAHAMQGALENLIELSRMDPGMRRQRNVVLPSVVAEVARQLREMAQSAGVEVRIDAEMPQVEVNAAALELALTNYLSNAIKYSDPAADPRWVRIGGHLAPGGELVVEVEDNGLGVPPEKRADLFTRFFRAHGETVTGIEGTGLGLSIVRETVEALGGRAWAEFDRPAGSRFLLSLPSRRAEDRHAALPQADGDG
- a CDS encoding SusC/RagA family TonB-linked outer membrane protein is translated as MIYKARAMTILLFAALAAGLGVSPDPLAAQATGSVRGRVVESGSNRPISGAQVSIPNTAIRTVTSAGGEYTLGSVPAGTQRVRASLIGHTTSEQTAQVTAGQATQVNFTLSSAAVALDALVVTALGQTTAQRSVATAQQSVRGEEIAQTQRENFVNALQGRVAGVEVTTSSGTPGASSSITIRGVSSISGSNQPLMIVDGLPMDNKTLNTASMASDAPGSSTALTNRGVDFTNRAADINPEDIETLTVLKGPEASALYGIDAANGAIVITTKRGKAGRGGIEYNNSFRFESTRTRPELQREFGISGVGGSTFQFFGLPYADSTTFYDNVEGFFQTGRTQKHNLAFSGAAADNRVNYRISSGLTQQEGVVPGTRYDRINVTGASQAQVNRWLNVDLSMQYANAANDQDFKGANGPLIGLLVWPQTDRASDYLTPAGTRRRVTSLSGGAEVDNPYFSTDKNDVQSRTNRLLANFGFVLSPFSFGNLRTNLGVDSYTNQNQIVRHPESTFGISNNGIIGVDTDITRNLSAQSVLNFNRRTLNRRFSVTGLVGGSARDDKSNVEGLQGTQFIEPDFVSVNNAQLRSNRSVIAQRRLLSAFGSATVDYDRYLFVTVTGRNDWTSTIPQGANSFFYPSISTAFVFSDAIPGLGDVMSGKLRAAYAQVGKDARPYAYRSALEFKTSSYGGYGYGFTGPNPGLRPEFASSYEIGTELGFFEDRLGLDVTMYRKDTRDQIINDVRGSYATGFVLLNINGGVTRNTGLEVSLRGTPVQSDRFQWNFLVNFDRSKGRVISLPRDLPESYVSDTWLYGNVRNGTAKGLSTRSLTGQFYLRNNNGDILIDPTSGLPLRSTAFIDAGYDRQPDWTAGITNTLRYGRASLSFLLDVRRGGDVLNATQHFLTARGLATGTLDRFEPRVIDGVLRDGKENSPNPTPNNIVVVPGVNTGYYTLMSEEQFIEKDINWVRLRDVTLRMGLPRRFGQNSSVFVTGTDLFLLTNYSGLDPVVNGNTAAVGGSGAAGIDYGNFPMPRGINFGISTRF
- a CDS encoding glycogen/starch/alpha-glucan phosphorylase, with translation MSEANVLDAGRRTTRVDALKRAIDDHIKYTLARDRGTATERDVYMSAAWTLRDRMAGHWADTQARYHSENAKRVYYLSLEFLMGRTFGNALLNLGMEDAAAEALAEVGYRVEELEEVEPDAGLGNGGLGRLAACYLDSMATLKLPGYGYGIRYQHGIFKQAITAGRQVEKADNWLRDDNPWEIARPDRTYPVKFYGRVLGEKDAEGRVHFSWVETQDVLAMAYDTPIPGYRNGTVNTLRLWSAKATEEFDLEDFIRGNYIAAVEAKTQTETISKVLYPPDDTGQGKELRLKQQYFFVSATLQDILARYLTERRTFTDFVDKVQVQLNDTHPAVAIPELMRLLMDEHEMEWDKSFDIARQTFAYTNHTVLPEALETWSEELFGRLLPRHLEIVREIDRRFRNRVREAFAADPGREERMAILSGGLVKMAHLAIVGSHTVNGVAQLHTQILQERIFRDFAELWPDRFTSVTNGVTQRRWLLKANPGESRLITGAIGDGWITDLPQLSALEPFAEDAEFRNQWRTAKARNRQRLAELVKKEAGVQIDPHALMDVHVKRMHEYKRQLLNALRVADEYLQLRDTDKPDAVPRAVLFGGKAAPTYWTAKLIIQLISALAGRVNGDARVSKVLQVAFIPDYRVSLAECIFPGSDLSEQISTAGFEASGTGNMKFALNGALTIGTLDGAVVEIAEAVGRDNIFIFGLTAEEVGRRKAEGYNPRAEVEASPRLRRVLEFIASGELSPDEPGRFRPLVDSLLHHDEYMLLADFDAYLAAQDEVDAAFRDPERWTRMAILNVARCGYFSSDRSVREYAKRIWKL